From a region of the Gossypium raimondii isolate GPD5lz chromosome 10, ASM2569854v1, whole genome shotgun sequence genome:
- the LOC105775689 gene encoding factor of DNA methylation 1 isoform X1, with amino-acid sequence MEKTNYELELKNERRRVCSLLYEIDRRKQQSFEMERKYNNTTATLQGLIDGLIAKINSKDSCLWDWELRYNETMRQLKGENAALRRVFAEENRKEKAENYKLRCELRRRTKELKDYKSQNDNNMERRSFLNEIEAPKENVPCRDLIELEKTTSDQIAALKEQLEETSEALKDMESRYSCLTVKQILTNQEVQDARKESINGLNDVLTSRTTLVVKRMGEIDQKAFEVASSGKFPNEDWQETCAKLCSLWQQNVQDPKWHPFKMINIRGNLQEIVDEDDEKLKELRNEYGDVVYEAVSTALMEMNEYNASGRYAVPEIWNRKEGRKATMKEIIQYVIGQLKIHKRKRKQIP; translated from the exons ATGGAGAAAACCAACTACGAGCTGGAGCTGAAGAACGAGCGAAGGCGTGTTTGCAGTCTCTTATATGAGATTGATCGCAGAAAACAACAGTCATTCGAAATGGAACGTAAATATAACAATACGACTGCGACTCTTCAAGGACTCATTGATGGCCTCATAGCGAAAATTAACTCCAAGGACAGTTGTTTGTGGGATTGGGAGCTTCGATATAATGAAACCATGAGACAGTTGAAGGGCGAGAACGCGGCGTTGCGCCGTGTGTTTGCCGAAG AAAATCGAAAGGAAAAGGCTGAAAACTATAAGCTGAGGTGTGAACTTAGACGGCGAACCAAGGAACTCAAAGATTATAAATCTCAGAATGATAACAATATGGAACGAAGAAgctttttgaatgaaattgaagcG CCGAAAGAGAATGTGCCTTGTCGAGATCTTATTGAACTCGAGAAAACTACGAGCGATCAGATTGCTGCTCTAAAGGAACAATTGGAGGAAACATCAGAGGCATTGAAAGATATGGAAAGCCGATACAGTTGTCTTACGGTGAAACAAATCTTAACTAATCAAGAAGTGCAAGATGCTCGAAAAGAATCGATAAAT GGTCTTAATGATGTATTGACAAGCCGAACAACTCTTGTAGTAAAAAGAATGGGAGAGATCGATCAAAAAGCTTTTGAAGTTGCTAGCTCTGGGAAGTTCCCGAACGAAGATTGGCAAGAAACGTGTGCTAAATTATGTTCATTATGGCAACAAAACGTGCAGGATCCGAAATGGCACCCGTTTAAGATGATCAATATCCGAGGCAACTTGCAG GAAATAGTAGATGAAGACGACGAGAAGCTGAAGGAGTTGAGAAATGAATACGGTGATGTCGTGTACGAGGCTGTTAGCACCGCATTGATGGAAATGAACGAATATAATGCGAGCGGAAGGTATGCAGTCCCCGAGATTTGGAACAGAAAGGAAGGAAGGAAAGCCACCATGAAAGAAATCATTCAGTACGTAATCGGGCAACTGAAGATTCATAAGCGTAAACGAAAGCAAATTCCGTGA
- the LOC105775689 gene encoding factor of DNA methylation 4 isoform X2, which translates to MEKTNYELELKNERRRVCSLLYEIDRRKQQSFEMERKYNNTTATLQGLIDGLIAKINSKDSCLWDWELRYNETMRQLKGENAALRRVFAEENRKEKAENYKLRCELRRRTKELKDYKSQNDNNMERRSFLNEIEAPKENVPCRDLIELEKTTSDQIAALKEQLEETSEALKDMESRYSCLTVKQILTNQEVQDARKESINGLNDVLTSRTTLVVKRMGEIDQKAFEVASSGKFPNEDWQETCAKLCSLWQQNVQDPKWHPFKMINIRGNLQCRK; encoded by the exons ATGGAGAAAACCAACTACGAGCTGGAGCTGAAGAACGAGCGAAGGCGTGTTTGCAGTCTCTTATATGAGATTGATCGCAGAAAACAACAGTCATTCGAAATGGAACGTAAATATAACAATACGACTGCGACTCTTCAAGGACTCATTGATGGCCTCATAGCGAAAATTAACTCCAAGGACAGTTGTTTGTGGGATTGGGAGCTTCGATATAATGAAACCATGAGACAGTTGAAGGGCGAGAACGCGGCGTTGCGCCGTGTGTTTGCCGAAG AAAATCGAAAGGAAAAGGCTGAAAACTATAAGCTGAGGTGTGAACTTAGACGGCGAACCAAGGAACTCAAAGATTATAAATCTCAGAATGATAACAATATGGAACGAAGAAgctttttgaatgaaattgaagcG CCGAAAGAGAATGTGCCTTGTCGAGATCTTATTGAACTCGAGAAAACTACGAGCGATCAGATTGCTGCTCTAAAGGAACAATTGGAGGAAACATCAGAGGCATTGAAAGATATGGAAAGCCGATACAGTTGTCTTACGGTGAAACAAATCTTAACTAATCAAGAAGTGCAAGATGCTCGAAAAGAATCGATAAAT GGTCTTAATGATGTATTGACAAGCCGAACAACTCTTGTAGTAAAAAGAATGGGAGAGATCGATCAAAAAGCTTTTGAAGTTGCTAGCTCTGGGAAGTTCCCGAACGAAGATTGGCAAGAAACGTGTGCTAAATTATGTTCATTATGGCAACAAAACGTGCAGGATCCGAAATGGCACCCGTTTAAGATGATCAATATCCGAGGCAACTTGCAG TGTAGGAAATAG
- the LOC105775176 gene encoding uncharacterized protein LOC105775176 — translation MEIVIAIVGSIVAKAVEYTISPIKNHVKYLSNHQQYVETLKNRANRLKDARDGVQHSVDAAKRNGEEIEGDVDKWLSAVDKMILEQVEKVMQDEEKAKKKCFIGLCPNFRTRYKLSLKAEEEAKAVAELLEHGKFERVSYRAAPQGIVVAPVKGYEEFESRMSILNGIMEALKDDRVSVVGVHGMGGIGKTTLVKEIARKVKGKLFDSVVIATVTQAIDIEKIQNQIADFLGLKFEEQSMVGKAFRLRERLMEKRILVVLDDIWEKLDIEEVGIPLGDEHKGCKLLLTSRELNVLLNGMDAQKNFPIGVLNEKEAWDLFKKMAGDCVESCDLKPIAMEVAKKCAGLPIAIATVAGALRNKRLFEWKNALRELERPSSSNFTGINAAYSAIEWSFNYLESEEVKLTFLLCSVIGHNGLVEDLVRYTLGLGLFDGVYTMEEARNKILTVVANLKASALLLDSYNDERFDIHDVVWDAALAIALKDYRMLVLRDHVPKEWSDKEKINSWSLVSLRCPQIIANLPKEMECSGLSFFHMAGAVKIPPNFFKQTKGLKVLDLFRMQFSSLPKSIIHLTDLRMLCLKESAVDDITIIGELKNLEILDLSQSAIKELPKEMAQLTQLRLLDLSRCRQLEIISPNVLSSLSELKELYMGGSFVEWEKEGVAENEKKNASLDELNNLPCLSTLYVHIPDAQMIPKHRFVETLDKYVICVGDYNRFVWYQSHECLRTLRLKLCTNIRLDNGLKMLLIKTEALYLEGLEGVKNVLVELNNGKDLPHLKRLHIENGMHVQNITMNEIGVSELCSITLENLPQLISFCSQDERCSIISEPLPLFNKQLAINTKIIWHNQTCHWVTNLRSLIIKGCGKLEHLLSPSLARSLVQLQCFEIEDCYCLRDIILTGEIEEERKDVICFPRLNSLEIVGLPNLIFFNSGNHNIEFPLLKELKIERCPKLIEFISQNSNQSGMHALFSEKVAFPRLEKMTINKLRNVKMMFHNDFAPGSFQNLRKIRVERCGSLKNLFPVSIAQHLPQLEHLRITNCGVEEIVSKGEGVEEQPVRFEFPQVSSLEVTSLKELKCFYEGQHTIVWPLLKILKTDCSALLKIVASEHLRLIQGNEQPVLLVEEVISNLEELELLNFGDMDQFPPALFQEIKVFEVRGGSRSSIFPFIRRFYNLDSFKLRDFDFKYVVPCKGDVGTLTPIRNLILDRAMNLNHIWRKDSEFDHILSNLQKLEVWECDDLINITVSSSSLQNLTTLNVSSCQMMTNLVTPLVVKNLVQLTRMRVTGCTKMTEIVGNGGDCHQTIVVSKLKCLELSYLQSLTSFCSRNYTFNFPCLEELVVEHCPRLKTFTEGVLSTPQLRRVKQSSYPEKWSWASDLNSTIQQLYTEKDGFYDGYDLDISDTIPKSIEKWIRNPQEILGFKNLVSLHFYKCSSLKYIFTSSMLLSLNQLEVIKVKECSSMEQVVREEAMTDKFTFLALFSIRIELCSNLTNFYLGSQALEFPELFRIAIVECPKMSTFSSSVSRGSGDASENVVGEGGIYDNPAIFFSNKVIIPRLRHLELSFVNIHEIWHHPSSPSVGFLNSLQVKRCHNLKYLFPSFLVKDLVQLRRLEILDCNMMEQVIFTDGLVEEHQGRNQMFFSELELLWLKDLPKLTSFCFENYFEFQCLTDLELTNCPLLKTLITKCVSEGEPEIGQHVQASNLEVVFPSLEKLRIQNCDSLEQIIELQGVIADESQSTSAAQSIMAETETTKFVFPKLINLGLDKVPRLKSFYSRMHTTQWPSLKQMDIIECPKVQIFTPQCPESQVGISNQQPLFCVNEDTFPVLEELTLKTNDMVKGICDGQLSLQCFQNLKLLNLQFFPEASTTLPYSFIRSLPMLHKLVIDNASICQIVQSEGLSDDERHTSAFYQLKELSLCQLPELTLKTFEPSLLSFKNLTTLEVSRCHGFINLIACSTAKCLTLLERLSIDDCGMIEEIIACEAEEMQGGIVFPKLQYLQLSCLPCLASFSLAHHSLEFPVLLMVKVTKCSKMRNFCQGDLSTPRLEQMHLTRDEEGELQWEGDLNTTIKHMFDEMNVQNSEVTKVTDQLPKLE, via the exons ATGGAGATTGTTATTGCCATCGTTGGCTCTATTGTAGCTAAAGCTGTAGAGTATACGATCTCTCCTATCAAAAACCATGTCAAATACCTTTCCAATCATCAGCAATATGTTGAGACCCTCAAGAACCGAGCTAATAGGCTGAAAGATGCAAGGGACGGAGTGCAGCATTCTGTTGATGCAGCTAAACGAAACGGTGAGGAGATCGAAGGTGATGTTGACAAATGGCTGTCTGCAGTCGACAAAATGATCCTTGAACAAGTAGAGAAAGTGATGCAAGATgaagaaaaagcaaagaaaaagtgTTTCATTGGTTTGTGTCCTAATTTCAGGACACGTTACAAGCTTAGCCTGAAAGCTGAAGAGGAGGCAAAGGCTGTTGCCGAGCTACTTGAACATGGCAAGTTTGAAAGGGTTTCCTATCGTGCAGCTCCGCAAGGTATCGTGGTTGCACCAGTTAAAGGTTATGAGGAATTCGAGTCAAGAATGTCGATTTTGAACGGAATAATGGAGGCACTAAAAGATGATAGAGTCAGCGTTGTTGGGGTGCATGGTATGGGCGGGATTGGAAAAACAACGCTGGTCAAAGAAATCGCTAGAAAGGTCAAGGGCAAGTTGTTTGATTCGGTTGTCATAGCAACCGTAACTCAAGCCATCGATATTGAGAAGATTCAGAACCAAATTGCAGACTTCTTGGGCTTGAAATTTGAGGAACAGAGTATGGTTGGAAAGGCATTTCGACTACGAGAAAGATTGATGGAGAAGAGGATTCTGGTTGTGTTGGATGATATTTGGGAAAAGTTAGATATTGAGGAAGTTGGGATTCCTTTGGGAGATGAACACAAGGGATGCAAGTTGCTGTTAACTTCTAGAGAACTCAATGTTTTATTAAATGGGATGGATGCTCAGAAAAATTTTCCCATCGGGGTTTTAAATGAAAAGGAAGCCTGGGACCTGTTCAAGAAGATGGCTGGCGACTGTGTTGAAAGTTGCGATTTGAAGCCTATAGCTATGGAGGTAGCCAAAAAATGTGCAGGATTGCCAATAGCCATTGCGACAGTTGCAGGGGCTTTGAGAAACAAAAGATTGTTTGAATGGAAGAATGCTTTACGAGAACTGGAGAGGCCTTCGTCAAGCAACTTCACGGGGATAAATGCTGCATATTCAGCTATAGAGTggagttttaattatttagaaagCGAGGAAGTTAAGCTGACTTTCTTGCTTTGCAGTGTAATAGGCCATAATGGTCTCGTTGAGGACTTGGTAAGATATACTCTAGGTTTGGGTTTATTTGACGGTGTCTACACCATGGAAGAagctagaaataaaatattgacgGTTGTGGCTAATCTCAAAGCGTCTGCCTTGTTGCTTGATAGTTATAATGATGAGCGCTTTGATATCCATGATGTTGTTTGGGATGCTGCTTTAGCTATTGCATTGAAGGACTATCGTATGCTTGTTTTGAGAGATCATGTTCCAAAGGAGTGGTCCGATAAGGAGAAAATAAATAGCTGGAGTCTGGTCAGCTTACGTTGTCCTCAGATTATAGCTAACCTTCCTAAGGAGATGGAGTGTTCAGGTCTTTCCTTCTTCCATATGGCCGGCGCAGTTAAAATTCCTCccaattttttcaaacaaacCAAAGGCCTCAAAGTCTTAGATTTGTTCAGAATGCAGTTTTCATCCCTACCTAAATCAATTATTCACCTCACAGACCTTCGCATGTTGTGTCTAAAAGAATCTGCAGTTGATGACATAACCATCATAGGAGAGCTCAAGAATTTAGAAATCCTTGACCTTTCTCAGTCAGCTATCAAAGAACTGCCTAAGGAGATGGCACAATTGACTCAATTAAGGTTGTTAGATTTGAGTCGGTGTAGACAACTCGAAATCATCTCACCAAATGTCTTGTCAAGTTTatctgaattaaaagaattatatatgGGTGGAAGCTTTGTTGAATGGGAAAAGGAAGGAGTAGctgaaaatgagaagaaaaatgcAAGCCTTGACGAATTAAACAATTTGCCTTGTCTATCTACTTTATATGTTCATATCCCTGATGCCCAAATGATTCCAAAGCATCGATTTGTTGAAACTTTGGACAAATACGTTATTTGTGTAGGTGATTATAATAGGTTTGTATGGTACCAAAGTCATGAATGTTTGAGAACATTGAGGCTCAAGTTATGTACAAACATTCGTTTGGACAATGGGTTGAAAATGTTGCTGATAAAGACTGAAGCTTTGTACCTAGAGGGACTTGAAGGCGTCAAGAACGTACTTGTGGAGTTAAATAATGGGAAAGATCTTCCACATTTAAAGAGACTTCACATCGAAAATGGTATGCATGTACAGAATATTACAATGAATGAAATTGGGGTTTCTGAATTATGCTCCATCACACTTGAAAATCTACCGCAACTCATTAGCTTTTGCTCTCAAGACGAAAGGTGTTCCATTATTTCCGAGCCCTTACCACTTTTCAATAAACAG CTTGCAATTAACACCAAAATAATATGGCACAACCAGACATGCCATTGGGTTACGAATTTGAGGAGCTTGATCATCAAAGGATGCGGCAAGTTGGAGCATCTGTTATCACCCTCTCTCGCTAGAAGTCTGGTGCAGCTCCAATGCTTTGAGATAGAGGATTGCTATTGCTTAAGGGACATAATACTTACAGgggaaattgaagaagaaaggaaagatgTGATTTGTTTCCCTCGATTAAATTCCCTGGAAATAGTGGGTCTTCCAAacctcatcttcttcaactcAGGAAACCATAATATTGAGTTCCCATTGTTAAAAGAGCTAAAGATTGAGCGTTGCCCCAAGTTAATAGAATTCATTAGTCAGAATAGTAATCAGTCCGGCATGCACGCTCTCTTCAGTGAGAAG GTTGCATTTCCTAGGTTGGAAAAGATGACAATCAACAAGTTGAGAAATGTGAAAATGATGTTTCATAATGACTTTGCACCAGGTTCTTTTCAAAATCTACGAAAAATAAGAGTTGAGAGATGTGGGAGTCTGAAAAATCTATTTCCAGTGTCAATAGCCCAACATCTTCCACAACTTGAACATTTACGCATCACTAATTGTGGAGTGGAGGAGATTGTATCGAAAGGGGAAGGAGTGGAGGAGCAGCCTGTGAGGTTCGAGTTTCCGCAAGTGTCTTCCCTTGAGGTTACATCCCTAAAAGAGCTCAAATGTTTCTATGAAGGGCAACATACAATAGTCTGGCCCCtgttgaaaatattgaaaacagATTGTTCTGCTTTGCTAAAGATAGTGGCTTCGGAACATCTTAGATTAATCCAAGGAAATGAGCAGCCAGTTTTGTTGGTTGAAGAG GTCATTTCCAATTTAGAGGAACTTGagttattaaattttggtgatATGGACCAGTTTCCACCAGCCTTGTTTCAAGAGATTAAAGTTTTTGAAGTGCGTGGTGGCTCTCGATCTTCTATATTTCCTTTCATTCGAAGATTTTACAATTTGGATAGTTTTAAGCTTCGtgattttgatttcaaatacGTAGTCCCTTGTAAAGGAGACGTTGGGACTCTCACACCAATTAGAAATCTGATACTGGATCGTGCCATGAATCTTAATCATATATGGAGGAAAGATTCGGAGTTTGACCATATTCTTTCTAATCTCCAAAAACTCGAAGTTTGGGAATGTgatgatttgataaatattacAGTCTCCTCCTCATCTTTGCAAAATCTCACAACTTTGAATGTGTCATCTTGTCAAATGATGACAAACTTAGTTACACCCTTAGTGGTTAAGAATCTTGTGCAATTAACGAGAATGAGGGTGACGGGGTGCACTAAAATGACAGAAATAGTGGGAAATGGGGGAGACTGCCATCAGACAATAGTTGTGAGTAAATTGAAATGTTTAGAACTAAGCTATTTACAGAGCCTCACAAGCTTTTGTTCAAGGAATTACACCTTCAACTTCCCTTGTTTGGAAGAATTAGTTGTGGAACACTGTCCTAGATTAAAGACCTTTACTGAAGGAGTTTTAAGCACCCCACAGTTACGAAGAGTAAAACAGTCGAGTTACCCTGAGAAATGGAGTTGGGCAAGTGACTTAAATTCCACCATACAACAGCTCTACACGGAAAAG gatGGATTCTATGACGGATACGATTTGGACATCTCTGACACAATTCCCAAGTCAATAGAAAAATGGATTAGAAACCCTCAAGAAATTTTGGGCTTCAAAAACCTTGTTTCGTTGCATTTTTATAAATGTAGTAGCTTGAAATACATATTTACTTCGTCTATGCTTTTGAGCCTCAATCAACTAgaagtgataaaagtaaaagaatgcAGTTCAATGGAACAAGTGGTTAGGGAGGAAGCAATGACAGATAAATTCACATTTCTTGCACTCTTCTCCATAAGAATTGAGTTGTGTTCCAACTTGACAAATTTCTATTTGGGAAGTCAAGCTCTTGAATTTCCAGAGTTGTTTAGAATCGCAATAGTTGAGTGTCCAAAAATGAGTACATTTTCTTCCTCAGTTTCAAGAGGAAGTGGAGATGCAAGTGAAAACGTGGTTGGCGAGGGGGGCATCTATGATAACCCTGCAATATTTTTCAGCAATAAG GTTATCATTCCTCGTTTGCGGCATCTGGAATTGTCCTTCGTTAACATTCATGAGATATGGCACCACCCATCCTCCCCATCTGTCGGATTCCTAAATTCCTTGCAAGTGAAGAGGTGTCACAATTTGAAATACCTGTTCCCATCTTTCTTGGTAAAAGATCTTGTGCAACTCCGACGCCTTGAAATTTTGGACTGTAATATGATGGAACAAGTAATATTCACGGATGGATTGGTTGAAGAACATCAAGGGAGGAATCAGATGTTTTTCTCTGAACTAGAATTGCTGTGGCTAAAAGACCTTCCCAAACTCACAAGTTTCTGCTTTGAGAATTACTTTGAATTCCAATGTTTGACAGATTTAGAACTAACAAATTGTCCATTGCTAAAAACATTGATCACTAAATGTGTATCCGAAGGTGAACCTGAAATTGGCCAACATGTACAAGCGAGTAACTTGGAG GTTGTTTTCCCTAGTTTGGAGAAGTTGCGGATTCAGAATTGTGATTCGTTAGAACAAATTATTGAGCTGCAAGGAGTCATTGCTGATGAGTCACAGTCAACATCAGCTGCTCAATCTATTATGGCTGAAACAGAGACGACCAAGTTTGTATTTCCCAAACTAATAAACCTCGGATTGGATAAGGTGCCGAGATTGAAAAGTTTCTACTCTAGGATGCATACCACCCAGTGGCCTTCATTGAAACAAATGGACATTATTGAATGCCCCAAAGTACAGATATTTACTCCACAATGTCCTGAGAGTCAGGTTGGAATCTCAAACCAACAACCCTTGTTTTGCGTCAACGAG GACACTTTCCCTGTATTAGAAGAACTGACACTGAAGACGAATGATATGGTGAAGGGGATATGTGATGGACAGCTCTCATTGCAGTGTTTCCAAAACCTTAAACTTCTTAACCTCCAATTCTTTCCTGAGGCATCCACTACTCTTCCATATTCCTTCATTCGGTCACTACCAATGCTTCATAAGCTTGTTATAGACAATGCTTCCATTTGTCAAATAGTACAATCTGAAGGACTCAGCGACGACGAAAGGCATACATCAGCGTTCTATCAGCTAAAGGAATTAAGTTTGTGTCAACTTCCAGAGTTGACGTTAAAGACTTTTGAACCATCTTTGCTGTCTTTCAAAAATCTAACGACACTGGAAGTTTCAAGGTGCCATGGGTTCATCAATTTAATCGCATGCTCAACAGCTAAGTGCCTGACGCTACTGGAAAGATTGAGCATAGATGATTGTGGGATGATAGAG